The genome window AGAAGGACCTCTCGCTGGTGGCGTTGGTCGCGGGCATTACCATGACGTGGCGGAGGACGCGCATCACCTCCAAGAAAAAGAGGCGAGACTCAGGAGGCAAGTCGCGGAAGAACGTGACAATGTCCGTGATGGTCTTGACATCCTTGTCCCGTACGGCGACCTGGTACGTCTCAAGCTGAGTGGTGAGCGCATCCTCGTTGAAGTCGTCACTGTAGAAGTCCAACACGCTCCGCAGATGAGTGGCGTAGTCACCACCACGGGCGCAGCACACCAGAAGGTCTTGGAGGGATCTGTAGGTCTTGAAACCTGGCTCAGCGAATCTGTCCTTGATACACGCGATCACCCAATCGAATGCTTCAAAGTAGACCTGGCGGTACCGATCACGTGCTGTGGCTGGATACTCGTGGGCCCCGGTCCCAACGTCATAGCGTTTCGGCACCTTGCGTCGCCTGGGAACCACTGGCTCTCCTACGTCGACGTCATCGAGCTTACTGTTGACGTCAACCCAAAACTTGTCGAAGGCATCGTCGGAGCGCTTTCTGGTCAATGTTTCCACCGTCATTGAAGCAACTGCCTGACTCTCTGATGCGGACATGTCCTTCTGTTGTAGGGTGCGGCTCAAGTTGTCTGTATGTCGCAGGATGATGTGACCCAGGTGGACACCAAAGAAGAGGTCGAAGCTCTCCATCTGGACCGCACGCCTACTATCCTGGAACGGATCTCCGAGTCGTTGGTCTGCTCGTAGCAGGTGTCCCACAAAGTCTGTAACACAGTGTAGTTGTCTAAGACACTACGCAGGCTTGATGCACGCACTGTACATCTCGTGGGACACAGTACGCGGAACCCAGGGGTATCGGGGCTGATCTCCTCCTTCAGGGTCTGAAAGGTACTGTCCCTATTTGGTGAATACTTAATCAGTTAGGAGACTTCATGCACCGTATCCATGGTGTCGCGCAAGAGCTTGCACTGACGTACACAGTCCCCAACAGCCAGATTGAGCGCATGTCCGTAGCGGTGCGTGAACACAGCTCGCTCCTCCTTGGCTAAGATGTTGGTCGCCACACCACGCCTCGCTCCGGTCATGTTGCTGGCCCCGTCATAACACTGCCCTCTGCACTGGCTCAAGGATAGCATCATTCTTAGAAGAGTGTCTTCTATGACCTACGTCAGTGAAGTGGAATCAATAGAATGTACTTTGTGAAGCCCAACAAAGTCCTCGTGCACATTAAAGTCCATGTCCACGTGTCTGAAGACTAACACCACTTGTTCTCGGTTGGCCTTGTCTGTTGTCTCGTCAGCCATGATCGTGTAAAACTCGTTTGTATTGATGTCGCTGGCCACTTTACGAAGGATGCGCAGTGCCATGAGCTGGAGTACTTCATTCTGGATTACAGGGGCAACAAACTTGTCCCGCTACCGTTCCAGCCACGCGAGGAGAGAGCTGTTCGTCTCCCCGTGGTGTTGTAGAAGCTGCATAAGGTTTCCCTCATCGCCGTCATGCCCACGTAGCGCGATGCCCTGACATGCGAGGAACCGTATGCTGCGTAGGATTTTTAGCAGCTGCGTCCGGTTGTCGACCTTCTCCTTGGCGTGCCCCGTTGACAGCGTCTCTCCCACATCACGCGTAGTTGCGGGAAGCGTCACCAGTCGCTCGACCGCCTCCTTGTGTCACTCGCTGCCGTCGTGCTTCCGGAACTTTACGGGACCCTGTTTCCAGTTAGAGAAGCCTTCACTGATGAAGCTGCCGTCCACCTTCGTGTTGCCGATCTTGCCCGTCTTCTTGGCCACCATGCAGAGATGGCagaacgcaaggtcccggctctgaaaataataacattgtttaTGTAGTAAATTTTGTGttgaatattaatgataataataaaacaaacattatttagcAACAATACaagtattgtttatattttttctgaatttcgtttgtatttagatcgaCGTTAGGTTCATGAAAGGTAAGAAcggtcgcaaattaaaatttaaaactaaTATAAATACCTCATCGTAGTTGAGCCATGTGTACGAATCAAACCaactagattggaatgaacgctgttctggctttttctcCCCGAATGAACGCTTAGGAAAAGCAAAATTTTGAGGCTGATTAGGAATGCTCATTTTGAACATTGAACAATTACATATATCACTTGTTATGACATAGaactgtatatatatgctttacgTGTAGATTGAGCTTAACAGCTAAGGTGACTTATAGGTCCAATGGGCCGGGtgcttttttatatgtatatattattgtttataccatacgaaatgcacatgtcactgtaataaactatttacttacttacttacttacttatatgttattgtttcaatgaattctaatcaaataataactgttatgcttagagaacaaaaatattttcaatcaaataaatgtttttcacgcgtatatttactcaaaattgttttaattggCGGTTACCTTTATTAAAGcgaacaattacaattaaaagaatagcctttccttaatcaaaacaccgacagtgcaatcacggaaaagaacaataaaacaattaacacgatgacatttacccgggcccctggtttatgacacctaacaagcgATATGGACACATCACTATTAGCAACCTCGGAGCAGACGGaaaggggacacatggcttctgcactgacgacactgattacaaaaatactgattTTGGGCAGGCGTTTGGGGGGGATTTTACGccttatttatataacgatgactagccgaaatattggggaggcggccgcctcccctGCCTCCCCATTATCTACGCCTATgttcaatgataatatttgtccACCTCCCTTCTATGACATATGCAGTACATGGAATATGTTTACTATCAGGGCGGTGATGACATCACTACGCTTCAACCGATGCGATTTGACGCTGATCAGTTATTCCGCGCACCGCATGACGTCATTGGTAACACGCCCCACCCATCACTAAAGGGCGCCGACATCTCGAAAAAGGTTTATACGTGTAACGCGGACGAAACGTCCGCTGAATTATTTAATGGTTGTAAAAAGGTTTGTGCACATTTAGAGTGCATGTATGATATCATAcataacatattattataaatcataTTCTCAAAGTGCTTACATATAACAGTGTaagcacggagtgtatattgtaatctagagtccgtggtgtAAGCAATGTTACATATAACATCAATCCACTACACTATACTGAGAGAATCTTAACAGTAAAATAAATAGTCATTAGCCCAAAAGAAGTTCTTGTATTGCAAAAACAACGTAAATATCAGGGTATATAGAAACCCCACACTTGCTTTAATTAATTTTCTTACGATTCACGAATATGTACCACTTTATTAAggcagtttggtggcagagataAGGCACATGTCTTTGTGACACGTTcaatttaattaatgtttattaactTTTAATTTAGCAAATATGACCAAACACAATAACAACCCGGAACAGCAAAAAAATATTGTACCCATCCGAAGAAGGGTCGGTCCGTTAAGTGGCTACAAAACGTTTTTTAAACGATATATTACTATTTTCAGTTCCATACGCATAAGCAACGGTGGCACTGCCAATGCTGGCACTGTTATAAACGTCGTCAGTGTAGACCGCATTTCTCGAATAgatttgagtcgcgctctgagaaaagggggttacatgcctgtgcgtaaagtgtcgtcccatattagcctgtgcagtccgcacaggcttatcaaggacgacactttccgcccacactggatttttgtaaaaaaaagaatcTTTCTTGAAACAAACATTTCAATGAAAGAGGaaactgtcatccctgataaatatgggacgacactttatgcgcatgcattaaacgTCATTTTGTCAGAGCACGGCTTATATGTATTAACACAGATATTAGAAGAGCACATACATATATAACATGCAATTATTGTAAACTCAGATATTACAGCTTGAATGTCATTAACAAGAAGCTTTGATCATGTTTCAGAATCCAGAGTTTGAGTTCCGTCGAAGCGTGTCTTTAATGAGACGAGGGTCAAAAGGCATCGATTCCAACTTTCGACGAGCACGATCCTACAACGCAGCGGAGTGTCGCCAAAGGTTCAATAAGAAGAAAATCCTCAAGCCGCAGAAGAACAATATGATAAACCATGGGATTGAATATAAAGCTTACCATGGTGAAGAAACTTATGATGCTAACCCATCAAACGTACCATTCAAACGACGACATGCTTTTCGCCAAAGACTCAGCAGGATCAGTAGATTCGAACAGGCTATTAGTGATTCTGTGTTGGTGAAAAAGCCGCTTGCAAAAGAACCCTCATCAAAGTCTATGAGCTCGTTTCACGATGCTAAGAAATCAGTTAATAGATTAGAGAACGTGGAAACTCTTTATGATGTTGGTGAAGATAAGACTAAAAATTCTGATTGTATGCAAATTTATAGGCCTGATATAAAAGTTCTTAATCCACAAAAGTCAAAACTTACGACTAAAAATACTGACACTGATAATGGTGGAAACAGTATACGAAGTAAGGCTACGAGTGTAATGTCCATTCTACCGAGTTATGTGAACTATTCGTGCACAAAAACTGTACCGAAACGGCAAGTAACATCCTTAGTCGATTTAAAGCCTTCTAAATCGACTTTTTCGCCTTTTGACTCAAAGGAAAACTCATCGATGTCTACATTAAAGAGTCGATTATCAAAACTTAGGATTGAGGACAACAAAAAGGCCAACACATTTCCAAGTTATGTTACGCATGATGTTTCGAATGCCGAAAATTGTGAAGATATTATGGCAACGCCTAATCTTTCTGACGAAATCCAGACTCCAAGAAATGATGAACACAAAgcacatttaaaagaaaaatccaCTAGTAAAGATTCAAAACAGGGAAAAACTGTAGTCAGTGCACGTACCAGTGTTAAATCCCTCGGTATTGCGATTTGTGACTGCTCTTCAGTTGTGAAATACGCGCTGTCCACCGCTCTGGACGTTGCTACAGTCATTGTTACACCAGTGGCAGAAAAATCAGCACAATCGAGTAAATCACAAATTACACAAACTAGAAAACCTcttaaatgcatcaaaataaaCGAACCAGCCCGAGTCATGCATAAACGTATTAAAAGCACTAAAACTAAACGCGCACCTGATCCGCCCAAAATTAGTGACACGCTGTATGCGATGGCAGATTTCGCCGTGGCATTTGCAAAAGGTGTACCAGATGAATCCAGCATGGACAATACGGATGGTTATCAAGAAATTACGCCCGATTATCTAGAATATTCTTTTGAAATTACGGAACTGAACGAGGCACATTTTAACAATGAAAGAACATACTATAATTTTAAATCTGTAGACGATTCAAAACTTGACACGGATGGGTCGAATTTTGTTACAGCTTCGGAAGGTTGCTTTGATGAAAATCATAATGTTGTAGATAATGAGTACGTAAACATAAAGCCTAATTATGTCAACGTACAACCGGAACAAAAAAGGGACATTTCAAGTGACGATCATACGTATGAAAACTATTCACTCAAAGCCAAGCTATTCAGTAACAACTCTTCCAAATCAAATAAAGACAGTAATGGTGAAGGagaaaaaataagtttttcaCCAGCGCACACATCATCAATACTCAGAGAGGaaccaaaaatccagtttaaaccGAACACGGACAATATTGTGATAACCAATCTGACGCGAAACAATACTATCAAAGACACTAATGTAGAAGTTCACCAGCTGTCCAAACTAGAAACAAACACCCAAGAAAATAGTCGACATACACTCACAGACACATTGGCACCCATGGAAAACCGTAGACAACAAACAGCTGTAAGTTCGACAAAAACATCCCGAGTCAAGCCGCCTCCATCACTTTCGATTCTGTCCAAGAAATATAACCCACTGGGGTTCATCCTAGGGCAGTCTCTGAACATTGCTGTAGGAGTCGTTGGTAACCACAAgtatgatgatgataacgacgaTGATGAGTCCAACTACGATTCTTGTCTTTGCGATATAGAAGAAGAGCAAAGCATCGAGCATCATGAAATAGAGGGGGAAATGAGTGATGATGCTGTCGATATCAATAAGGACCATTTTGAAATACGGACAATGGAAACTCGACCTTGTACGGAATCTAACAGCCCTTCTAGTGATTTCGTTAACGTAAACACTATCGCGGACACAGCAAATACATTACGAGCGAAAACACCCGAGATCGATGCTAACAATAATTCGGAAACTTCTCTACTATTTTGAAGTCGAAGACAGCTTCCTTACTTATTCATATGTCTATACCAAGAgaataatttgtataaataatactgAATAATTAGCAGATATTTGTACAATGAAGCTAGTTTATGTATTTTTGGCGACAGCAGTCTTAAGGAGTCTTTAGTGGAATGATATTTAATTAATGGGCGAATATGGAATAAGCAGACAATGAATTTATAGATGACACATATACATATGTAGTGTAAAATTATTGGGTTCCAAACCGTATATCATTGATATTCCAACTGAAATCATAGACGTAATATTGGTTATATGTGTTTGTATCGatatgattatttcatttacctacgaaatatgtttaaatgcgaAATATCTATGCTATACATGGTGTTATGTTAATATGAGCCTCGCTATGTGATAAcgaagtttaatgcatgttcgttgtGTCGTCGCACATTTGCATGCACAGTCCGTACTGGTTGATCAGGGACGATAAatcctaaacttaatttttgtcaagaaaaatctaactataaacgaaaaatacaaaagcggaaagtgttgtccctgataagcctgtgccgactgaacaggctaattttggaagacacttaacgcacgtacATTAAACCACTTTTTTATGGAGCGCCGCTCAATTATTATGTTACAAAACCGTTTTCAGATTGACTGTTTCAAAATGTCCGAGCTATTTTCTCGGCATTACGGCGGCTTATGTCCAAGCCTGAAGTTATGATGCAACATCACATCCTTCTCTCCATATTTAAGCACATGGCTAAGTCCCTTTCATTTGGCAAGCATTGTTTGCAGAAAAAAAGCTTTTGTTTGTACTGCGAATTATTTAGGTAAATGTAATACAGTAAATATTCATAAGTATTACTACAAATGCATGTATACATTAGTAAACTGGTGTATTACAAGCGCACGTATGTATTAATAAACTGAGGGTGAATACATAAGGTAACTGACTAACGACCGTTATTGGTTAAGCGCAAAGTAATCAAAATGATGAACCTGTAatttatagtttaaacattaaatacatgatATGATGATCGTTGGTTTTCTTTTATTTAGTACCGCTGACCTTTGCGAAACTAATCAGCGCTCATTGTAAGAACGCTGTTTACAATGTTTCAATTTAAAACCTGTAGTCTC of Dreissena polymorpha isolate Duluth1 chromosome 15, UMN_Dpol_1.0, whole genome shotgun sequence contains these proteins:
- the LOC127860551 gene encoding uncharacterized protein LOC127860551 isoform X1 — protein: MYASIESWQDAVSLHTSGHYHQAVVCYQHTADDISARLFYNMACAHIRLGDLHAAKQSLCDAVKRDRNLAVAYFQRGTINLDLTHHEEALRDFEMARMLLRGNQFINYTPLNLFATLHISQIFFNMALAVRLVNASGEAGLCGNMTGEVLFYLKEALRDVNGVDDVIRSRIETAIHMTKGGDDITTLQPMRFDADQLFRAPHDVIGNTPHPSLKGADISKKVYTCNADETSAELFNGCKKNPEFEFRRSVSLMRRGSKGIDSNFRRARSYNAAECRQRFNKKKILKPQKNNMINHGIEYKAYHGEETYDANPSNVPFKRRHAFRQRLSRISRFEQAISDSVLVKKPLAKEPSSKSMSSFHDAKKSVNRLENVETLYDVGEDKTKNSDCMQIYRPDIKVLNPQKSKLTTKNTDTDNGGNSIRSKATSVMSILPSYVNYSCTKTVPKRQVTSLVDLKPSKSTFSPFDSKENSSMSTLKSRLSKLRIEDNKKANTFPSYVTHDVSNAENCEDIMATPNLSDEIQTPRNDEHKAHLKEKSTSKDSKQGKTVVSARTSVKSLGIAICDCSSVVKYALSTALDVATVIVTPVAEKSAQSSKSQITQTRKPLKCIKINEPARVMHKRIKSTKTKRAPDPPKISDTLYAMADFAVAFAKGVPDESSMDNTDGYQEITPDYLEYSFEITELNEAHFNNERTYYNFKSVDDSKLDTDGSNFVTASEGCFDENHNVVDNEYVNIKPNYVNVQPEQKRDISSDDHTYENYSLKAKLFSNNSSKSNKDSNGEGEKISFSPAHTSSILREEPKIQFKPNTDNIVITNLTRNNTIKDTNVEVHQLSKLETNTQENSRHTLTDTLAPMENRRQQTAVSSTKTSRVKPPPSLSILSKKYNPLGFILGQSLNIAVGVVGNHKYDDDNDDDESNYDSCLCDIEEEQSIEHHEIEGEMSDDAVDINKDHFEIRTMETRPCTESNSPSSDFVNVNTIADTANTLRAKTPEIDANNNSETSLLF
- the LOC127860551 gene encoding uncharacterized protein LOC127860551 isoform X2, which translates into the protein MYASIESWQDAVSLHTSGHYHQAVVCYQHTADDISARLFYNMACAHIRLGDLHAAKQSLCDAVKRDRNLAVAYFQRGTINLDLTHHEEALRDFEMARMLLRGNQFINYTPLNLFATLHISQIFFNMALAVRLVNASGEAGLCGNMTGEVLFYLKEALRDVNGVDDVIRSRIETAIHMTKGGDDITTLQPMRFDADQLFRAPHDVIGNTPHPSLKGADISKKNPEFEFRRSVSLMRRGSKGIDSNFRRARSYNAAECRQRFNKKKILKPQKNNMINHGIEYKAYHGEETYDANPSNVPFKRRHAFRQRLSRISRFEQAISDSVLVKKPLAKEPSSKSMSSFHDAKKSVNRLENVETLYDVGEDKTKNSDCMQIYRPDIKVLNPQKSKLTTKNTDTDNGGNSIRSKATSVMSILPSYVNYSCTKTVPKRQVTSLVDLKPSKSTFSPFDSKENSSMSTLKSRLSKLRIEDNKKANTFPSYVTHDVSNAENCEDIMATPNLSDEIQTPRNDEHKAHLKEKSTSKDSKQGKTVVSARTSVKSLGIAICDCSSVVKYALSTALDVATVIVTPVAEKSAQSSKSQITQTRKPLKCIKINEPARVMHKRIKSTKTKRAPDPPKISDTLYAMADFAVAFAKGVPDESSMDNTDGYQEITPDYLEYSFEITELNEAHFNNERTYYNFKSVDDSKLDTDGSNFVTASEGCFDENHNVVDNEYVNIKPNYVNVQPEQKRDISSDDHTYENYSLKAKLFSNNSSKSNKDSNGEGEKISFSPAHTSSILREEPKIQFKPNTDNIVITNLTRNNTIKDTNVEVHQLSKLETNTQENSRHTLTDTLAPMENRRQQTAVSSTKTSRVKPPPSLSILSKKYNPLGFILGQSLNIAVGVVGNHKYDDDNDDDESNYDSCLCDIEEEQSIEHHEIEGEMSDDAVDINKDHFEIRTMETRPCTESNSPSSDFVNVNTIADTANTLRAKTPEIDANNNSETSLLF